AGGGGTTTACAGGATGATAAACATTTCAGTGATACAGGAAATTATCGTCCGTATGTTTTCTTGAGTCTCATGCACACAAACCCTCCCGCCATTAATCACTCCAGCTAAAGCCAAACATGGTTATCTGGGCCATTATAGGATGGGGAAGTGTCTGTTCATGGTTCCACACCCGTATCTTCGTCATCGAAAGCAGAGTGGGCGCCCGGGGTGTGGCGCTCGACTTTATGACCCTCTGTTGAGGCTAAAGTCCGGCTGTTTACTAGAAATTATTCCACTCTTGGTAATCAGCAGGacaggaaggagaagaaggaaaggaccattttaaagctttataaGACTGCTTTTGTAAGAAAACTCAGGGTGAAAATGTCGACGGGAATGGAAGTGACCGGGTTCTTGCTAGGCATCGCGTCTTGGTTGGTAACAGGCGCATCTCTGGCCAACGACTACTGGAAAGTTTCGTCTTTCTCCGGTAGCATCATCATCTCAAGCCGGCAGTACGAGAACCTGTGGCACGCATGTGCCGAAGGCAGCACCGGGATCGCCGAGTGCCGAGACTTCGAGTCCCTGCTGGCCTTGCCAGGTGAGCAGGTCTTCAACACGGTTCAGCATGGCCTCCACTAGAACGTATCGCttagtatacagtatttaaatgattagataagagtttttttttaaacattccaaaGAATAACTTGTCGATTAAATCTAGCAGTGAATTAACCGTGAGATGTTCAAGGTTCACTCTCTGGCAGACGTTTGGTTTCTGGACGCCATTTTGGTGTCAAAGTCGCATGATAAATATCTGGCGAGAAGACAAAACCCGCCATTTTTCTACACCAGTAGTCGCTTTCCAGCTTTCCGACAAttcatattcatgttttattgagtttgtttatttatttaaaaaatctataaaaatgcACTACTTAAAAATATTCCAGTATCCACTGCATCTTGTATTTATGCCTGGTATTGTGTATTCCTGGTCATTCCTAGTAGGAATTAAGGAATAAAGCGCTGTGTTGTGCAgttgtaggaaaataatcaactgaTTATATAAGTGCCATAATATACTGTTACTAACTATAAATGATACCGTATAACATTATATACTATTTTGTAAATATGTTATATACTATagtatattgtagtgtattCCGTTTATTCTTCAGCAATATATCGATTATTACTTTTCCGTTTTATCAAAAAAATTatccttttttccattttattgtaaTGTTGCAGAATGTCGCTATTAGTTCCTCTACATAtttatgttatagcagcaatAAAGTCCCTCACTAGCTTTTTGTATTCTCtggagaaaaggaagaaaatggaGCTGgtcatgtttttaatatatcattctgaccaatcaggtttGAGAATTCGACAGTGGCGTGATGGTTTATAACGGGTTCTGATTTCGAATTCTTCAAATGGGACCAGAGCAACGTTTGATGATTGgtgcttagtggttaaggtgttagtctttggatccaaaggtcatgagttcaaatcccagctccaccAAGATCCCTGTCCTGGGGCACCTGAGGAAGGCCCTCAAccccaaggcccttaactcggctctggataaggggcgTCTGccgaatgctgtaaatgtaattgatttTCTAAAGGAAATCAAAGGTTCTACAAGGATCTGGTGATGTGTGCTGGTGATCTCTGATAGTGATTTTGTTCTAAAGGGTTGTGAATCAGCTAGAACTGGTTTAAATATGTCAGAAATGAATACGTTCCTGGAAAACACCACATTTAATGTACActcattcattttctattttaaattgaaacttattaattattaaaaccaTTAGTAGAAATACCAGTAAAGAGAACTGGTAATTGAGAATCGGTAATGGGAGGCTTGTTGGGTTTGTAGTGCATTAAAATTTACCTGCTCTTCTGTCCAGGCTTCTTACAGGCATGTCGTGCTCTGATGATCGTCGCCCTCCTCTTAGGACTTACCTCCATGATTGTGTCCATCCTGGGCCTCAAGTGCATTACAATTGGGAGCGCCAGCGATCAGGTGAAGGCTAAGAGGAGCGTCGCTGGGGGCATCCTCTTCATCCTGGCAGGTGAGTCCATCATTCCTAGTGtggcttttatttattcacactgCAGAGAATATAAATGATCTGAGATGGATGatggtgtgtattagtgtaagACACTAACTggtggtagcttaatggttaaggcattgaacgCTGAATCACAAATTCAAAACCCAGcaccgccaagctgccactgccgggcccttgagcaaggcccctaaccctcaaccGCTCAgttataagtcgctctggataagtggtgtctgccaaatgccataaatataaaagtatcattattataatgagAGTTCAGACAGATGCAGGTGCAGGTTAGACAGTTCTTGGAGAGAAGCCAATGATTTGATGACGAGTTCAGGTGAATCATCAGGCCATCAGGATAGAAAACATACCAGATAAACatcctaaaacaaaaaaaagcaggagaTTAAAAACGTGAAGGCTTGTTATTGCCTTGTGGTCCAGTGTGTAGCtagaatttaataatataaacaacatTCTTTTATCCAAATCGTTTAAAACATACAGATTTGTTGTTATTCTcagacacacatttataaagtgTTGTTTATTGTCAGGTCTTTGTACGATGACGGCCATCTCGTGGTACGCGGCGCGCGTCGTGGAAGAGTTTAAAGACCCTTTCAGTGGAGGCATTAAGTGAGAACTAATGATCATCTTCTACCCGTCTTTCTATCTCTGtatctcccttttttttctttcccatcttttttcttttctcacaatTCTTCCACACTAcactaattctttttttaattttagtccTCATTGTGTGTGTTGATCTTCAGTTTTTCCTGTTACCTGTAAATCTAGATGCATGggtgcttctttctttctttctttctttctttctttctttctttcttgttcacATTCAGACTTTCTCTTCctgttttatctatctatctatctatctatctatctatctatctatctatctatctatctatctatctatctatctccatTGTATCTTCTTTAATCTCATTCACTTTGgtgggtgtgcatgtgtgtgcgtgtgcgtgtgcgtgtgcgtgcgtgtgtgtgtgtgtgtgtgtgtgtctgtgtgtgcgtgtgtagatTTGAGTTAGGGGCAGGAGTGTACATGGGATGGGGTGGAGCTTGTCTCTCCATTCTGGGCGGAGGTCTGCTCTGTTGCGCCTGCAAAGACACATCTTCAGGACGACCCAAGGGGTAAgatgctgaaacacacacacacacacacacacacacacacacacacacacacacacacacacacacacacacacacacacacacacacacacacacacacacacacacacacacacacacacacacacacattattcctGTTCCTCTAACTGTGTGCTGTTGTGTTTTTGCCCCAGCAGATACTACCCCAGCAATCAAGCAGCAAAGATCCACAAACCCGTGTCCGAGTCAGAGACGGCGAGGGCTTACGTTTAGACCTCAGAGCTTTTTCTGCATGCAGTGTTGTTACTCGGTTGTTCGTTTTAACTCGCCCTTtttctacatattttttttttaaatatgactcAAATATGATTAATGtggaattagattttttaatgataaagaTATTACATCATTTGATGAGTATGATTAAtctgtattgtgtttttttttgtttagactAGTTGTGTGCTTGGTGAAGTGTTCCTTGGGTTCAATAAAGCTGAATTTTACAGACCAGATCACTGAGTAACATGAAGTTCTTACTGTCCACGTCTCTGCACACAAATCTGACTCAAAATACACGGTACAGGGCAACATAAACCCGGGAGATCTCTGAGGAATGGTGTGGAGAAATAATTTTCAATTGGCTTCCcctatatgtaaaaaaaaattgggattttccagctatatgtggttcctccccaaaatGTTTGATTCACACAACTGTATACAATGACTTTGgatgctgtggtataaaatgttcctttcacttCGAGAACTacgagaaccaaacctgttccagcatgacaatgcccctgtgcacaaatccagctctgtGAAAATGCTTTACATAGGATGGAAGtgtgtagaagatctcctgctatggagatCCACCCCTATTGAAGACTATTGGGATgagtgtgaacactgactgcaccccacgcctcctcacttcctcacctacatcagtacttgacatTCTCACCTTtttacacccttgtggataaatgaatcacacacatatctacacaAACTATAGTGGAACAACTTCCAAGAAGGTTGGAGCTTCAATATAAGAGTAAAATTgagacaaaatgtgaaatgggatgtgaTAATCTTATGCCCAGGTGTCCACTAACTTTTGGCGCTATAGGGAATTATAACTGCTGGATTTAGAGCCTGTTTCTCTTCTAAGATGTTTTCTCTGTAAATGATTATGTCAATAAAAGGAGCACAAAAATGATATATACTGCACATCTAAAACACGTCTAACATTTCATTTGACCAAAATGAATAATCCTGAATAAGAGAGTATTTGTGTAACTTCTCGTTATCATAAACAGgaccttttaaaagctgttagTGTTCCTGGCTGGTTGTAATCTAATCTTCACTGAGATGACGATTACActctgggagtgtgtgtgtgtgtgtgtgtgtgtgtgtgtgtgtgtgtgtgtgtgtgtgtaggcaatCTGTCTCTGCTCACAGGGTTACTGTGCTGACACGAACAGTGCAGGATTACACACAGGATTAGAGGATTACAGGTGAATGAGGGAGGAGAGACGCTGCACTGTCCCGCTGTTATACCACCTGACTAATACCACCTGAGAAAGTGAACACAGGAGGGATCAATATAATAAGTGTTCCTGCTGTTACTACTAATAACTTATGACTAACCCACCTGtcattttcatgactataaaattGTAGATtaacactgaaggcatcaaaactatgaattaacacatgtggaattatatatggaattatatacataacaaaaaagtgtgaaacaactgaaaaatgtcatattctaggttcttcaaagtagccaccttttgctttgattactgctttgcacactcttggcattctcttgatgagcttcaagaggtagtcacctgaaatggtcttccaacagtcttgaagtagttccctgagagatgcttggcacttgttggcccttttgccttcactctgcggtccagctcacccctaaaccatctcgattgggttcaggtccggtgactgtggaggccaggtcatctggcgcagcaccccatcactctccttcttggtcaaatagcccttgatgccttcagtgtgactctacaattttcatagtcatgaaaataaagaaaactctttgaatgagaaggtgtgtccaaacttttggtccccattttgctgccaaaacagtcctgacctatggagcattaacagcatgaacttcttcagcagtttgagctacagtagctcgtaCAGCTTTTGCTCCCCACATTCATCAACAAGTCTCGGgtgcccacgaccctgtcgccggttcaccactgttccttccttgggtcacttttgatagatactgaccactgcagaccaggaacatctcacaagagctgcagttttggagatgcatttaaagcagatcttcatggagctggcttcgtGCACAGgctcattgtcatgctggaacaggtttggatctcctagttcaagtgaaggataAAATGTCATTCTGCCTCATCGatagacgtcctacacaatcgTGTGGCTACAattttgtggttacagtttgagGACGAACaacatatatataatgtgctaatacttttgtccatatgatGTATAAAAACGCATACAAATTATTGTAAACTAATGTAATAACTCGTCTAAATGTGTGCAAATTGCTGTAGTATAGATAATTAAAGCACTCCAGGACATGCTGTTGATTCATTTCCTATAACAGAATGGTAGAACACATGTGTACATGACAGGAACATCATGCCTCTAGTACTATTTTGCAAATTCGTGTTTGAATTTCGGATCAGGATCAGGCGTGATGTGATCAACACGTGCCTCAGTCTCATAACAAGCCTCGAAAGCGTGACTCTGTTCTGCTCATAACACCACAGCGAGCGGCCATTAATCTCACCCAGTGCTGACCAAGATGAACAGACCCAATCCGCTCAGGCCAGGAGCAACACCTACAGGAGGCGCACTGCtgggtgtgtttatgtgtgtgtgtgtgtgtgtgtgtgtgtgtgtgtgtgtgtgtgtgtgtgtgtgtgtgtgtgtgtgttacgggGGGAATTAACCTGATTAGCTGAGCAATAACCCAGGATACAAATAGCAGCCTTGTACACTATATGAAGGCTTTGTGT
The genomic region above belongs to Silurus meridionalis isolate SWU-2019-XX chromosome 20, ASM1480568v1, whole genome shotgun sequence and contains:
- the cldn15la gene encoding claudin 15-like a isoform X1, producing MSTGMEVTGFLLGIASWLVTGASLANDYWKVSSFSGSIIISSRQYENLWHACAEGSTGIAECRDFESLLALPGFLQACRALMIVALLLGLTSMIVSILGLKCITIGSASDQVKAKRSVAGGILFILAGLCTMTAISWYAARVVEEFKDPFSGGIKFELGAGVYMGWGGACLSILGGGLLCCACKDTSSGRPKGRYYPSNQAAKIHKPVSESETARAYV
- the cldn15la gene encoding claudin 15-like a isoform X2 — encoded protein: MSTGMEVTGFLLGIASWLVTGASLANDYWKVSSFSGSIIISSRQYENLWHACAEGSTGIAECRDFESLLALPGFLQACRALMIVALLLGLTSMIVSILGLKCITIGSASDQVKAKRSVAGGILFILAGLCTMTAISWYAARVVEEFKDPFSGGIKFELGAGVYMGWGGACLSILGGGLLCCACKDTSSGRPKGYYPSNQAAKIHKPVSESETARAYV